A single region of the Malus sylvestris chromosome 8, drMalSylv7.2, whole genome shotgun sequence genome encodes:
- the LOC126632105 gene encoding PHD finger protein EHD3-like isoform X1: MGVEERNSNDDSMECDKEVECLKSESNGFGNCNDIAKGSSGASEGVRTYKRRRQARFHWDSRSQDDGGADVESSSQLVDQHLKESVRTDIHNNSCEQVHVRMNSSDACSDRHWTTSVLENMYQSLGDDEGGVQVCIREAIAHFREVDHTTHVKESGHHNEDRHRYCFLTRSKLNRSQNAASRHAGVISNGSSNKSNHHTITAMCQHAFYNVLVSEKFASLCKLLLEKFQGNKDDSIFDFSLINSRMKRGDYEHSPMLFSNDMQQVWIKLQVIGTDLISLAKNLSDMSRASYNEQFYPLGSDFHTKVKQTEDCCVHSVCTCRCCGCCTNGKDCLVCDSCEEMYHISCIEPAVKQIPPSWYCARCTASGLGSSHENCVVCKKLNVAKTLVDGVGGESVSTDEETVNETGQNSKLSADDGTQLLEESKEICKTCGLVVKNGERLRICGHPYCPKKYYHMRCLTTNQSRLYGPRWYCYSCLCRSCLTDKDDDMIVLCDGCDHAYHLYCMEPPRTSIPVGKWFCRKCDAGIKAMRKARKAYDKKEKTEREKDEGSKKEKCDDRESEQGRGGMEVLLCAVNTLDNEEVMKSKKE; this comes from the exons ATGGGAGTGGAAGAAAGAAACAGCAATGACGATAGTATGGAATGCGATAAAGAAGTTGAATGCCTGAAGAGTGAATCCAATGGATTTGGAAATTGTAATGACATTGCCAAAGGCAGCTCTGGTGCAAGTGAGGGTGTTCGAACTTATAAAAGGCGGAGGCAGGCGAGGTTCCATTGGGATAGCAGGTCACAGGATGATGGGGGAGCTGATGTGGAATCATCGAGTCAATTGGTAGACCAG CATTTAAAGGAATCAGTGCGCACAGATATACACAATAACTCTTGTGAGCAAGTCCATGTTCGCATGAATAGTTCAGATGCATGTTCAGATAGGCACTGGACAACTTCCGTACTGGAGAACATGTATCAGTCACTAGGTGATGATGAAGGTGGTGTACAAGTGTGCATACGAGAAGCGATTGCGCATTTTCGAGAGGTTGATCACACAACACATGTTAAG GAATCTGGTCATCATAATGAGGATAGGCACCGATACTGTTTTCTTACACGGTCTAAATTGAATAGATCTCAAAATGCCGCCAGCAGGCATGCTGGTGTTATATCTAATGGATCttcaaataaatcaaatcatcATACCATTACCGCGATGTGTCAGCATGCTTTTTATAATGTTTTAGTTTCAGAAAAGTTTGCCTCATTGTGCAAACTGCTGCTGGAAAAGTTTCAAGGAAACAAGGATGACAGCATTTTTGACTTTAGTCTTATAAACTCAAGGATGAAAAGGGGAGATTATGAGCACTCGCCTATGCTCTTCTCAAATGATATGCAACAG GTATGGATAAAGCTTCAAGTGATTGGTACGGACTTGATTTCTCTTGCAAAAAACCTCTCGGACATGTCAAGGGCTTCTTACAATGAACAG TTCTACCCCTTGGGATCTGACTTTCACACTAAAGTGAAGCAAACAGAGGATTGTTGTGTGCACAGTGTATGCACTTGCAGGTGCTGTGGATGCTGTACAAATGGGAAGGATTGTTTAGTATGTGATTCATGTGAGGAGATGTACCATATCTCCTGCATTGAGCCTGCTGTCAAACAAATTCCTCCAAGTTGGTATTGTGCTAGGTGCACTGCAAGTGGTCTTGGATCATCCCATGAGAACTGTGTCGTGTGTAAGAAGTTGAATGTGGCCAAGACTCTAGTTGATGGAGTTGGAGGTGAAAGTGTTTCTACAGACGAAGAAACAGTCAATGAGACgggtcaaaattcaaaattgagtGCAGATGATGGAACCCAACTATTagaagaaagcaaagaaatttGCAAGACTTGTGGACTTGTGGTTAAAAACGGTGAGAGGTTGAGGATATGTGGTCATCCATACTGCCCCAAGAAATATTACCATATGAGGTGTCTGACAACTAACCAGTCAAGATTGTACGGTCCCCGATGGTACTGCTATTCTTGTCTATGCAGAAGTTGTCTCACTGATAAGGATGATGATATGATTGTGCTTTGTGATGGCTGTGATCACGCGTACCACCTCTATTGCATGGAACCACCACGGACCTCTATTCCAGTTGGAAAATGGTTTTGCAGAAAATGTGATGCAGGAATTAAGGCCATGCGCAAGGCAAGAAAGGCTTATgataagaaagaaaagacagagagagagaaagacgaaggatcaaagaaagaaaaatgcgATGACAGGGAATCAGAACAAGGTAGAGGGGGTATGGAGGTGCTTCTCTGCGCAGTCAATACTCTAGATAATGAAGAGGTTATGAAGAGTAAAAAAGAATGA
- the LOC126632105 gene encoding PHD finger protein EHD3-like isoform X2: MNSSDACSDRHWTTSVLENMYQSLGDDEGGVQVCIREAIAHFREVDHTTHVKESGHHNEDRHRYCFLTRSKLNRSQNAASRHAGVISNGSSNKSNHHTITAMCQHAFYNVLVSEKFASLCKLLLEKFQGNKDDSIFDFSLINSRMKRGDYEHSPMLFSNDMQQVWIKLQVIGTDLISLAKNLSDMSRASYNEQFYPLGSDFHTKVKQTEDCCVHSVCTCRCCGCCTNGKDCLVCDSCEEMYHISCIEPAVKQIPPSWYCARCTASGLGSSHENCVVCKKLNVAKTLVDGVGGESVSTDEETVNETGQNSKLSADDGTQLLEESKEICKTCGLVVKNGERLRICGHPYCPKKYYHMRCLTTNQSRLYGPRWYCYSCLCRSCLTDKDDDMIVLCDGCDHAYHLYCMEPPRTSIPVGKWFCRKCDAGIKAMRKARKAYDKKEKTEREKDEGSKKEKCDDRESEQGRGGMEVLLCAVNTLDNEEVMKSKKE, translated from the exons ATGAATAGTTCAGATGCATGTTCAGATAGGCACTGGACAACTTCCGTACTGGAGAACATGTATCAGTCACTAGGTGATGATGAAGGTGGTGTACAAGTGTGCATACGAGAAGCGATTGCGCATTTTCGAGAGGTTGATCACACAACACATGTTAAG GAATCTGGTCATCATAATGAGGATAGGCACCGATACTGTTTTCTTACACGGTCTAAATTGAATAGATCTCAAAATGCCGCCAGCAGGCATGCTGGTGTTATATCTAATGGATCttcaaataaatcaaatcatcATACCATTACCGCGATGTGTCAGCATGCTTTTTATAATGTTTTAGTTTCAGAAAAGTTTGCCTCATTGTGCAAACTGCTGCTGGAAAAGTTTCAAGGAAACAAGGATGACAGCATTTTTGACTTTAGTCTTATAAACTCAAGGATGAAAAGGGGAGATTATGAGCACTCGCCTATGCTCTTCTCAAATGATATGCAACAG GTATGGATAAAGCTTCAAGTGATTGGTACGGACTTGATTTCTCTTGCAAAAAACCTCTCGGACATGTCAAGGGCTTCTTACAATGAACAG TTCTACCCCTTGGGATCTGACTTTCACACTAAAGTGAAGCAAACAGAGGATTGTTGTGTGCACAGTGTATGCACTTGCAGGTGCTGTGGATGCTGTACAAATGGGAAGGATTGTTTAGTATGTGATTCATGTGAGGAGATGTACCATATCTCCTGCATTGAGCCTGCTGTCAAACAAATTCCTCCAAGTTGGTATTGTGCTAGGTGCACTGCAAGTGGTCTTGGATCATCCCATGAGAACTGTGTCGTGTGTAAGAAGTTGAATGTGGCCAAGACTCTAGTTGATGGAGTTGGAGGTGAAAGTGTTTCTACAGACGAAGAAACAGTCAATGAGACgggtcaaaattcaaaattgagtGCAGATGATGGAACCCAACTATTagaagaaagcaaagaaatttGCAAGACTTGTGGACTTGTGGTTAAAAACGGTGAGAGGTTGAGGATATGTGGTCATCCATACTGCCCCAAGAAATATTACCATATGAGGTGTCTGACAACTAACCAGTCAAGATTGTACGGTCCCCGATGGTACTGCTATTCTTGTCTATGCAGAAGTTGTCTCACTGATAAGGATGATGATATGATTGTGCTTTGTGATGGCTGTGATCACGCGTACCACCTCTATTGCATGGAACCACCACGGACCTCTATTCCAGTTGGAAAATGGTTTTGCAGAAAATGTGATGCAGGAATTAAGGCCATGCGCAAGGCAAGAAAGGCTTATgataagaaagaaaagacagagagagagaaagacgaaggatcaaagaaagaaaaatgcgATGACAGGGAATCAGAACAAGGTAGAGGGGGTATGGAGGTGCTTCTCTGCGCAGTCAATACTCTAGATAATGAAGAGGTTATGAAGAGTAAAAAAGAATGA